A segment of the Cryptosporidium parvum Iowa II chromosome 5, whole genome shotgun sequence genome:
AAGGATCTAAAGATAATTTGAATTCCAATAAAGTCAAATAAGcattaattctttcttcaAGTTCTGAGCTTCTATCGAATAATGTATCCTTTCCCAATTTTTGTCTGTTTaatacaatattttcttcaactGAAACTGATATTGACTCTTCTAATTTTTCAACAGCTCTTCCTTGCAGCGGTGGTTCTATGATCAAATCCTGGAAGATATTTTCTGGTTTTGATCCACAGAATGTTCTCCATTTATAGggattatttaaatcatatGTGATCAAAGCAGGGTGGTGATTGCCCAGATTACCCCAAACTTGcctattattaaaaaccAATTCAATTGTACTATAGGGTACATATGAAATAAGTTCTGGAGTCAAAAATCTTTTATCTGGAATAATGGGTATATTCTTAATGTATTCTGTGataacttttttaataatatctaaACTAGTATTTTGGAACTTAATTTTGTCAGATTTTCGATTGCCaatatcttcttcatcttcttcagCAGGATTATTGTATTCTACCTCTTTTGGATCAATTTTTATGTCTGGAACCAAAAATTCACCCCAAATATCTATACCCATGTTTTCATTGGCATGCGTTTCAACATATTTAACTTGCCCTGTTTGTTTCAACCATTCAAACCATTGCTGCAAATATAGCCCGTTGTAGTATTCTCTTTCCTTCTCAAACATTTCGACCCTTGAGCTATCGTCAGGAACTTCTacatcattattatcattatttactGACGGCATGACCTCTGCATTTTGTTGAAATGGATTTCTCATTGAATAATACGGATCTATTCCATACCTACAAGGAAGTACATATCTTTGTTTATTTGTAACTTCCCAAAATTGAACATGACCAAATCTGTGTCTAGTCATGACCCACATATGTTCTAGCGTCCCATTTTCGATTGTACCTTTACATACATATGCATCGAATCCGATCCCTAATAAACAACTACAAAACATTAATACATGATCTCCAATACTTCCcttttttgataataagaACAAATTAGGAGGAGTAAGTTCTGGAATCTTCCCTGGTGGTTTAATTTGACTTTCCAATGTTATATACATAAAATTGTTAATCCAATGCAACAAACTTCCTTCATTTGATATCAAATTTGGAACTGCAATAGGAGATATATATGAACATAATGGAAAAATCTCTTCAGTTTGTGGATGTCTCTGTAATACAttgaaatttcttttatcaGGCGCAGATGAAAACCATTGCTTATAAATCCCTTTCCATTTGTGAAAATCACGGTTCCATCTATTTCCTAGTTGTTTCCAAATATTGCTGATTGCTTTAGTTGATGGTGGAGCAGGAATCACAACATCAGCAGGGAATGGTGGAATAAAGAACATCTCAAAATGAATACTTGGTTTTATAACACTCTTCCCAAATCCTTTTGATTGTAGTAACATATTCATATTGAGTACTAAAGTATTATAGGGAAGTGTATATAAAGTATTGTtgacaaaaatattatcatcGTTTTCAGCTCTGTCACCTTCTTGATCAAAATTTGGTTTCCCATCAGCTCTTCTAGATCGTTTATCTATTAACCCTTCAGCTAAACATCTAAAATCTTCTTTTCCAAGGGtgtaaattttatttagatTGACTTCTCCTGATCCCAATAAGATGGATGATGTATCACTTCTATTCCAAACTTCAATCTTTAATGGGCCTTTACAGAGTAAGTCGATCGGTAAACATTTTCTCCTAAAGCTTGGAATCAAAAGTTCTCTTTGATCCAAAATTCTTACAGGAAAGTACAAATTTTGGTTATATACTGGCCTCCTTGTTTTTTCTCTGACTGAAGATGTATTAACAACTCCATCCCAAGTAACTTTTACTATAGGGTCAGAAGTACCCGTTACTCCATCTGCAGCAGCTAAATTATCACACTTGAAGAGCCTAAAGACCAAATACCtttcatttatatttaactGAGAAACCAATGCTGCTCCTGAAGCAACTTGAGACGGCCTActtctaatattttcattaggTTGGCCTGTGCTCTTTGAATAGCAAAAAACATTACCAATGATTTCCCCTCCAACAATCTTGTAAATATCGATTGTTATTCTCTTAATTATCGTTTTAACTAAGGGATAACTTTCTACAGATGCTAAAGAAATCATTGCAGCTCCTATTACAGAAGGtccaaattttaaataagcTAACACTTCTACTATTATATATGCATTTCTTAACTGACATCTCGTTCCAGTAAATACAAACTCGCAAACTGACTTCCAATAACCTCCAGTAGAATATGGAGTAATCATAGTTTCTGcattgataaatattaatgtttaaagaaatttattacatTTCAACTTACTCCTAGAAGACATTCCTGAAGttatatcattatttaaaggtACCTTTAGTCTCAAAAATTTGGGtgcttttttaatttcaataggAAGTTTCTTATTAGGAATAAAACTCCAATTTTCCAAGgaaatatcaaaatcaaaaatttcttGTAACTGTAAAGTTACTCTGCTTCTATGCACTTCAAAACTTTTTTGGTTAAGATCTTTACGAGGTTTTCCATCCTTTCCCAAAGGTGCAGGAAGATGCTTTTTAAACATTAAATGAGTTTCTGGATCGTTTTCCAGTACATCTTTGAGTGTAAGTTTGACTGAAGCAAGCAGTTGGTTGAAAGTAAAGGTTCCAATTGTCCAGAGCTTAATGGATATTTGAAACATCTCTAATTCAGAATACGATATATATAAGATCTTTTTTGGCCAAACGATAATCGGGAAAGTTAATACTTTTACTTCTCCTGGTTTTAATAAAGTCGCAGCTGTATAAACCATCATTCTCTTTAAAGTTCCTTCGTAGTTTCTCTCTGGATTAACATGCCCAAATTCAATAACATAGAAGAATTCTTGTGGTGTATTTTCTAGATTTTCACTAGtatgaataaaaaaagaagctTCCCATACTCTGAGTTTCTTCATATAATCAACCTCGAATTCAAATCGTTTTTGCAGAAATCTGGATTCATCAACTTTTTGTTGCTCAACATCATATTCATCAAAATCGTCCTCCGCAGCAGCATCAAAAGCTTCTGAATCTTCGCGTTCATCATCTGAGTcatgttttttttccatttcAATATCTTGTCCCATTGGTTTacctatttttttttgactTCTGTAACCCTTCAAATCGAATAAAGGAACTTCAAATCTACTTTGGTCtaaaagataaaatataattgatCTATTTCAACTAATTCAAAGTAAACTTACCAATcacattttcttcaaattccaCCTCACCTTTGAAGTCTAACCTCCAAATCTCGCCTTCATCAAATCCTGCATTTTTAAGCACTTccttatttatttcttttttgtttttcttattcttctttttaacCATCTTTAGATGCTTAATAACTTAAACAAAAACTAATCTATGGAAATCctttcaattttatatttctcTTATTTcgattaatttttttaatcttaTTATTCAACATGTAGATCAGCTTCATGTTCAGAACCCCACAGCTACCGCCAAATCCAGGTAtgactttattattttaaaaacaTTGCATGCAGTTTTGCACCTAGAATAAATTgaatagtttttttttagaatgTTCATAggattaatttaaaatttttattcattagTGATTCTTATGTGTTAAAACAAACGATTATATCAGGGTTTGATTTATAAAACACTATATTTTCTGTAATATCATTTTCCAAACATCAATATCAGAGAATTCGAATGGAAAGGGCTTACCATCTTTTCTGTTTTGGAAACTATTATTTCTCTAAAAGTtagaatataatttcttgGAGAGAACTATACCATTTTATCTTGTTTTAAAATGCAAAGTAAAGTCATTTTTAGGATCTTGGTATTGATCATTTCGGTGATTGGATCCTTATACtcaataattcaattaatgcTAAAGGAGCTATCAAgtaacaaaaatattcaagagGTTAGTCATTCAAGGAGGCTAATAAGTGAACCTTACAGTGAAAGTATTAATGAACAAAATGATCAAGATTGGAAAGAACTAAAGctaataattccaaatcaTTCTCAAATTAACCAGCAGGAAAAAAATGGTAATTTGATTGAGTTTAAAGTTTATATATACTCAGCATATTATGATTGGAGAATAGATAGGATACGAATAAATTCACTTATCCCATCGAATTTTTATGATCGAATAGAAATGGAATGTGCAATAATCTTGgacaaaaatatttacacaggaactattaaaaaagtGATTCATAAGGAGCACcataataaagaatatgTATCATCGACTTTACTCTGCGAAATTgcaaaaaatgaaattaaatttgaggATATTTCAAGGAAAGTTTTGATAACAATTTTGGAAAATGGAAACAGCACAAATAAATCAGAAATATGGATAActctaaaaaaaattccaaaaaataGCTCTAATAATCATGAGCTGACTGTTTGTGTGAGACCTTGGTGGGGAGAGCCAATAAAGAATGGAAACTTGGgaaataaacaaaaatttaacAATTCAGGGTTAATgcttgaatttattaattcatatttattcttaggagcaaataaattttatttatatcaaAATTACTTGGACATTGACGAAGATGtaagaaatataataaattattattctaaTATCAAAAATGTTTTGGAAATTATTCCATACTCATTACCAATAATTCCATTTAAACAAGTTTGGGATTTCGCACAAACAACAATGATACAGGACTGCCTACTAagaaatattggaaaaacAAAATACTTGTTATTCGTAGATACCGATGAATTTGTATTTCCAAActtgaaaaattataacTTAAtggattttttaaatttattagaagCCAACAATCCTTATTATAAAAACAAAGTCGGGGCAATGTGGATTCCAAtgtattttcattttttagAGTGGGAAtctgataaaaataatttgaagaaatattcaacaattgagaaaaaaattaagaaaaagatGGCAAATATTGAGTTTGTTCTATATCGTAAAACATGTAGAATGTTAAGTTCTGgaacaaaaaaaagtgaCAAGACGAGaagaaaagttattattagaCCTGAAAGAGTTTTGTATATGGGTATACATGAAACAGAAGAGATGCTAAGcaaaaaatttcatttcaTTAGAGCTCCTGTAATTAATGTGGGTGGAGGAAACGAACTAAGTATATATTTACATCATTATAGAAAAGCAAAAGGTATTGTAAACAATGATCCCAAACAAAGAGAACTTGTGAATATGTATTTAGAAAATGTTTGTTCAGATAAGCTGTTAGATTCAGGGGGAGATTCCATTCAAGATGGAGTAATTGTCGACAATACTGTTTGGGAGATATTTGGAACACACTTATACCAGATAATTTTTGAGcatattaaagaaatccAAGATATGTACACAAATaaggaaataattaatggaaataaaaatttaagtGTTGAAGAATTAcataattaaagaataataactataattaaataagaatgagtaataaatcattttcttgGTATTAATTTGGTTTTTCTAGTTCTGAAACATTATGTGGATGGTTCAATAAGATGTGCCtaaaaaaggaaaagaaGCAATCAATAGCTAACAGAATGATTACAATCCAAGTCAATCGGTTAGCATGTGTAGTTTGATACTCTTCGGTAATAACTTTCAAGAGTTCTTGCATCATTACTATTCGTCTGTTAAGGACTTGAAGCCTCTCGGAAATTTCCAAGTATTCTTGGAGATTCCTCCAAACTGAatgaaatttataattatgcCAAAAAATTTCAGGTATATCAAGAAAATCCTCAACTAAATTAACTGAAATTTGATAAGAATACAATTCAGAAAATCTTTTCCTTACTTGAGGAACCTCTACCTTAAATTCCTCTTCAATAACGCTAGAAGCTCCAACCTGGGCAAGTTTTAGTGgcaaatatttaatgttTTCAACACAATCCTCAATGAAGTCTTCAAACAAAGAAAGTCTTATACTCTGACCAATTGCAAGGGAGGCTGCAAGTTTTTCCTCTGAGCTTCTAGTTTTCAAAGTAACAATATCAGAAATTACTTTCCGGTTATTTCTATAAAATCTGCTGTATGCAAAATTGCCATAATTAAAAAGCATAGTGTAGTACTGACAATTTTTGGAGTATTTTCCAACAAACCCCCCAAATGAATATAGAGAGAGGAatgtaataatatcttcaaaCCTTTCATCTGAATGCTTTGGAGAGTTCAAATGCGTTAGAGAGTCTGATGTAACTTCTTCATTGCTCCAAGCGACGATTACtccatttttaaatataaaaataggGTTTTCAAGCcttttccaataattttcaTCGTTCGAATAGCACTCCCCTCGTTCTATTATTTCGTCATTGTAAATATCTTCAAGTTTAGACGGAATTACGGGTTTTGATGGATTTTCATTctgaaataaagaatattctTCATAACTGGAGTATTGTTTTGAATATCTGgaatctaataattttgcTCTATCTTCGATATTagagaattttttttcagaCCCTTTCCAATTGGTCATTTCATCACAACCAACCATGTGGTTTTTAGGATTATCCTCAATTGTACGCCTTCTACCAGACCTTCCGAGTATCATTTTAATTGACGGATATATACCAGCAGGAAAAAGAACCTTTCCTAGTCGCCCTTGAGTTGCCCAGgtaatttcaattttatcGAAATATGGGTTTAAATCAAAGACTAATATACTTTTTTCCTTATCCACGTACCAGTGACAATAGTTATGTTTGTCAAGGGCGGATCTAATACTCTCTAAATTGTATCCTTCACACAAACAAAACCCTCGAATTACATTAAAGCTTTCTGATAACTCTGGGTATTGAAATTTAGGAGATTTACTCTCTATTGGATTTATTGAGCCATTTCTATTTGAAAATTCGGATGCTTCTGAACTAAATTTAGTGCTACGCCATTTAGAAGATCTCCATCCCCTTCTTTCTGCTCTACTAGTAAAGTTTGTTCTATTTGATGCTATATTTGAATAGTTTGTTCTCTCATTGGGtgaacaattattattaaattggCTACCTGCTATAATTTTGCCTTCtaagtaattatttactttagGTGTATCCATATTATACTAAACTCGAATTCTACTTCgagaataattcaatttaaaCCTGattctttcaattttttagaatattttgaataaaaatattaaccATTATTCAGCatataaacaaaatattttattatttaaaaaagaaaagtagTTAAAAAGTATATTGGAAATGAACTTTAATCCTATTTTACAAGTgacaaaaaaattcaaataatcaaaataaacCTGGCGCCAAATCGTCaacttgaaaatttaaaactAAATATAGATTATTTATGCTAAAGTAAGAATGAGGAAAATACtgatttatcatttttgtAGTTCTTTTGATTGACTTTATTGAGATTTGGAGGATTGAGTACAGGAACCATTCTTCTCTTCCAATCATTGGAATTTTCAAGCTCATTAATGACTATCGCAATACCTATCTTGAATCTTTCTCTCGCTGAGTCATCGAGAAAAATGAGCTGAAGAGAAGTCAGCCTAGACaacttctttctttctttactAGTAGCATCCTTTGAATCGCTGACATCTCCATCGCTTTCGTCAGATCCTAGTAGGGGATCTTCATCACTACTTGTTggtttaaaaattttagcCTTTGCATCATTTTCCGCATCACCTTTAGATTTC
Coding sequences within it:
- a CDS encoding conserve protein having a signal peptide — its product is MQSKVIFRILVLIISVIGSLYSIIQLMLKELSSNKNIQEVSHSRRLISEPYSESINEQNDQDWKELKLIIPNHSQINQQEKNGNLIEFKVYIYSAYYDWRIDRIRINSLIPSNFYDRIEMECAIILDKNIYTGTIKKVIHKEHHNKEYVSSTLLCEIAKNEIKFEDISRKVLITILENGNSTNKSEIWITLKKIPKNSSNNHELTVCVRPWWGEPIKNGNLGNKQKFNNSGLMLEFINSYLFLGANKFYLYQNYLDIDEDVRNIINYYSNIKNVLEIIPYSLPIIPFKQVWDFAQTTMIQDCLLRNIGKTKYLLFVDTDEFVFPNLKNYNLMDFLNLLEANNPYYKNKVGAMWIPMYFHFLEWESDKNNLKKYSTIEKKIKKKMANIEFVLYRKTCRMLSSGTKKSDKTRRKVIIRPERVLYMGIHETEEMLSKKFHFIRAPVINVGGGNELSIYLHHYRKAKGIVNNDPKQRELVNMYLENVCSDKLLDSGGDSIQDGVIVDNTVWEIFGTHLYQIIFEHIKEIQDMYTNKEIINGNKNLSVEELHN